The following nucleotide sequence is from Nothobranchius furzeri strain GRZ-AD chromosome 6, NfurGRZ-RIMD1, whole genome shotgun sequence.
cagcggatgagggtggaactgcaatttttggtacttccgggttggcctcaatttttgagccgcattgtgggggcttggtaccaacgctttttatgccgacttcggactggtccataatagcagtaagctattagtggccctattctgggacgtaattttggggggggacgggtgggacatgtcccccccactttttcaaaaggcagtttcggtccccttcacttttttccgtccaaaaacaatgttacgctccattaaatggatttgattgagcactaggaccgaaacggaaaccggtttcctattagacccacccaaaagctaatctattggctctgctgatacttgctaacgtattattggctgttgctgctgtcactccaagttgtaaacagaacgtgctcacgttgttttgctagtttggagccgctagggaacaccggtactgagtcacatcgtcaactagacgctgtgtaatatcagagctcagctcagcttccattacacaacatttgaataagtgttcatttgtgagtgtttggtagttatgcacagccaggcggcagcatgtcaagaaacgaaagtggatataagagactcctttcaaagtcaaaacgtaagttggaacatgtgacacccctgcattaagctcagactcacctcctccttcacaaacatactcaaaactaacttttacaaactaatctcctccacataactgactcctcagacacaatttattcgtattattataattattatgtttttattattactattatcatcataattattattactagtagtagtagtagtagaagtgtaacttcaaaacttttatcatttaactttattgtaaacttatctattgtaatgcatattttcacattaaaaagctctgaaaaatgaacagtatcatcgtcaacagatttttttaagcttaatgtcaaagatgtacacttttcattagatttatcttattttttccatttattttttgtgtgttgaaatgcaacaactgtttaaacacttttaagggaaaaaacatatgtaatatgtttttatacactcaaattggtaatgaataatttacacattatattaataataattgtgaatcatactagaaccatcctgtaaatatttctgtttgttccattccaaaatctcccactgtttatagttcatgcatctttttttcaggtgaccgacagagatgcaggaggagagaccggtgaaggtacagcaggagaggctgtaggagatggaggacgagagcctggaggagatggagcagaggctggaggctcacaggtgaggttgaaataatgaagatacgatagacataaaattgatcattgtgacaaatgttagggtgatgatcatgtgtaaaacattagttcagcatgtcctctaacacagcaaatgaacaaacggccagatctcaggagggaccgtttatgtataaatactttttatacttttgactaggcctgggaaagtaacaaattttgctggatgatattttgtccaaaaaaattgttgatgataaacaatatcattgtcaacattatctagaccaaaataaccactaatataatgttaatatatcataataatgcaagtacaccctttaaaatgcaacaaataaaccttcatttaacattgaaatgtccagaaccagaacttctaaatgaataaaaataacaaacaaaaattaaataaaaaaaagaatctcactccctgttagaaaatgttgcaccaaaaacaataaaaaaagacccaaaacaataaatacaatggcctatccattgtcaacagccaaaactgcacttcaataatgataataaatattaatgataatagagttgtacattttttaactttgatatatatatatatatatatatatatatatatatatatatatatatatatatatatatatatatatatatatatatattgaggatggaaaaattattgagatgggcatgtgacgtgtcaaagggtctttacataacacccccaccccaaatccgcacaagcctggtgtgtcccccccacttctgaaatcaaaatttcgtccctggcccTATTACAGTTTTttctattgctaaaactcaaaaagcaaaaatgaggcacagttttcacaacctctacttctgttcccaatcgcttgactcagtttatcactacttaagatttccttatcatatttgaactctgattttcctcctttaaactctgatgtcaatttcacattaccttgctgtcaaaacacaacacacaattttcaggtttacaaacACTTCTCacttaaattctcaaagcttcgatcaacaacacacaaatattcaaatctctaaactgtcGGGTCTGGCgatcaatttgcaatcagggactgcagcataaaagtaagtttccacaaggctacccaggtgtatgtttcaggaccacccacggttttccattttataccttccaccttattcccccttcctcaatcccactggggAGTTTttatcagcctggaggtggaaggtgtacgaaaggaatccacagagcaaggtcccactgcttcaagccatggaggaggcttgtagagatgtggcctttgaggcctatcagggcttcatgaggcactcgaggcggtacttccagcgctatttggaccaggaggacatcgcctgtgatgttgatgaggccctctggccagacagagacaggaggcatgatgcccatgattatgcttgaatgggagagggggtggggggttaactgtaaaaataaaatgttttgtttcaaaatttgtgtgatgtctaatgtttgtcttaggccctgtccacacgtagccagggatctgccaaaacgtagatatttttctacgttttggcctgtcatccacacaaaaatggagttttttcacacgaaaatggatctttttaaaaactctggccaaagtgaagatctgcattttctccgttttgggtgtctgcgtgtggacagacaaaaccggagttttaaggtccgcaacgtcactttccgtgacagaaaaaatgctgacatcacgtgtgcgacctgtgtttacactagccgacagcatggaagccctcagagctgcgctcgctttatcaattgtccaagcgctttttgcttgtttgtttttgcaagcggaattactgctccttgcagaagaccacagacgaaggacgaggttaagaacgggggaagtactgctgcctacaggtctgacATGTCCGGCATGTCCtttacaacgtatttatccgggtacgtgtggacagagtttttttttaaacgaggtggtgtggatgcaagtttttggaggggcggatattcgtttaaaaaaaacccggctatgtgtggactaggcctcagagaaaagtgggcactgtcatacattcagtgtgtaattcattgtgttccatttagacaattgtgttttcagttttgctcttcagtgttctttccatgcttggtagtgttcacccaaaggctacttgtgttttagcaatgaatggtatgtatgtgtcatgtgaaaatgtggctgtgtttaccaatgaaaacacgtgttccattttgggaacatgttaagatgcgtgatggcagggttttgttgcaaagggaagccacggtttaggaatttgtgtgttatgtttggggttttgtgtgtgtgcagttttgaaagaaatgtACAGTTTTGcaaaacgtgttttagcaatagaaaaaaactaacatttggactgtctcatttttctaaccaaaccgtattcgctctggtcctgcattttgtaaaaataataaaaagatggcAGCGTGATTGTGTCCGAATCACTTGCAAGCGGGGACCAACTGATATGAATGGATGTACAAGATTCCAGCCAGAACTTCCTCTGGAGGAAACTGATGACACAGTGGAAGAGAAACGTCAAAGATTACAGAGCACTCACAGCAAGTATGGCATTAACAGACAGGATAGGCCCTAAGTGACTGATTTGATGAACACCACATTTAGCCTTCAGCGCAAACATATAAACAGGATCCCTGCTCCCTCCTTAACTGATCTGCAAACCAGCTGGCCATACCTGTTTACACAACGTGgaattttttctcactttgaGTTGCTGACTGATGTTGCCATCCTCCGTGCCTTGGAACTGTCAATTGAGGAGTTTGTTAATGCCATTGTGGAGTACTTCCGCACTAAAGTCAAGACTGCTAATGTCCAGACAATCCTGGCACAAGAAGAAACTGATGATCTAACATTCCTTGTTGTCCAGCTTTTGATGGCTCACCTCAAGGAGTCCCCTGATGGGCTGATTCTGACTACTGATGTAGGCTTATTGCACATAAATATTATGAGCTTCGTCCATTTTTGTATGTATATGCATACTGTCTTGCTAATGTACACTTGTCCATGTTTTACAGGAGTTTGCAACGGCAGCGGATGTCGAAACCAGCCTAAGTTTGCCAGCCAGCCCTCGTCTGATTTTGAGTGAGTTCAGAACTGATTACTGTAGCACTATTCACATGTTTCGCTTAAAGTTGtttaatatgtatatatgtaaaaaGAATATAAACACTTGTAAAAAAGGAGATCCAAAGGTACTTGCCTAACATTGTTAAAAAGCCTTTACTAGAATAGAATTGTCTTGCTGACCTTAAATGAAGTTCTGATGTTTTAAAATATTGTGTGGATAAAAATTTGAGAGAAAATGTAACAAAAACGTTCATCTTTGTCCACCACAGGTGGCAATGAGCAAAAACTGAGTGGATGGATGGTCAGTGCTGAAGACCATGTCATCTTTGAGGGGGTCCTGCCAACATTTTCAACAGGGCTTGCAGCGGTGTTTGCCACATTTTACATCTTCAACCTGCAATATCAAGATGAGGCAGCAAAGACTTTGGAGTTTGTGCAACGGTAAAATGATCCTgtgaaattatttattttgaaaacacggcgctgtagaaaaaaacagcaatgcCAAGATTTCAAAACTATCAATCTGGTCATAATCAAAAGTTGGCAAATTTGTTGATGGGGTTTCAATATATTTAAAGGgatgttccacccctaagtgaaatttggTCTATTTCCATATTCCCCACAGTTTAATAAGTAAGAAAAAAGCAGTTAGTAACCAACGCagtaattctcctgatctggaagcagtccatttgctttagcttagcataaacaatggaagtgaatagcaaaagttagcattttgtgtgcaaatgtgattaaaattactcaataatgatacaaattattcttggtgacctcaataatcattttgactgcaaataaaaactaggaaataacacaaaggacttgcaggagccaatttagacttgggactacttttcgacaaagcaccactgtaacCACTGCTGAATGGCGCatggatataacacagcggtCAAAAATTACGTGTGATTTGCACAGTATTTTTTTTTCGTAGTTTATTATACAGGTGTAATACAAGAAAAAGCCTTACTTTTGTAGCAAAGGGATGTGAAAACGAGCCAAAGACATACAGCTGCAGCGTATTTCACGTTATTCCCACAGATGTTTGTTTACAGAAGCCGGAGGTTTTTTGGaccgctgtgttatatccatACGCCATGCAGCGGCAGgttacagtggtgctttgtcgtaatgtagttccaagtctaaatcggctcctgcAAATCCTTCGTGTTACTTTTTACTTTATATTTTCCGTCGACacgattattgagctcaccaagaacaatttgcattgactatttttaatcacttttgcacacaaaatgctagtatCTGTCATTCACTGTTGATGCTAAGCTAAAAAGCAGACgtactgctgccagatcaggagaatttcTGTGCTGGTTACTAAATGCTTTTTCTCACTTTTCTAACTGTGGGGAAAATGGAAGTAGACCAaacttcacttaggggtggaatatcccttttaaAAGCATTATAATTTCTCCAAAATATAGTAcattcagaaaatattcagaGAACATCACTTTTCTCTCATTTTGTTATATTTCAGCCTTATACCAAAATAGTCTAAATTCCACACACAACACCATAATGatatttgaatatatttttatttattaaaataaagatCACTCAGAAATATCGTGTACATTAATATTCACAGCCTTTGCCATCAAGTTCTAAATGTTGTCTTGTTACATCCTGTTTCCACTGATCCTCCTTCAGATGTTTCTGAagtttaaagccatactttgccaatttttcatatttttaaatcattttcttgacccagtatgtgctaaaatgaccctttacaggtttaatgaaatgccactcagactcccattgccctctgtggccaaaataccgcacttgcaactttagagtgttgGGCCACtccccgctggacttagaaaaaggagctgacatacctggcgctgcagtctgcttccagcttcttgcatgttttagatcatgaacacagctgatttgttttatttagtgatgaatcactcctgtagacactaatgaaaatacatttcagctgttagattaaggtgttaaaataaaaatacgaacgcacagcgaggagataagttttacgtttggtttcactaacggacactagggggtgctaaaacaagcctaaactCCCAAGTGTTCCTTCAACGGGAGTCATCCTGTGGTAAATTCAGTtggttgtgtcacaccctgtcctgtctccccttatggtttagtcgtgtatctctgttaattgctcccacctgcctctcattttccaatcacccaagttcccaacctcttgtatttaaaccccttcagttctttgtctcgtgttggatcattgtttctgtcaGACGCGGGCCGGTGAGTGAAGCTGAggcaggatccacacgcgggtgcaaaggcaggcaggcagacaagcaggaatggtttaaaggctttaatacgaAACAcagtgattggaaaatgagaggcaggtgggagcaattaacagagacacatgactaaaccataaggggagacaggacagggtgtgacagattggGCATGACGATCCTTGACAGTACatgtcagagcataaaacaatcaAAAACTCAAAGAAATACGGCCATGTTTGCCGTTACTGGGTTGGTAGCAGGTGCTTTGATTATTAAAGCGGTTAGAAACGCTTATAAATACTTTTACGGAGACGCAGAAAAAGAGGATTTATCCTCTTTAGAACAACCGGAGTCTGATTTTAATAGCCTTGGACCTGGAAAATCAACACGTCTTTAtcttgatccactgatttccagtgttgggagtaacgcggtacaaaagtaattaattactgtaatgcattgctttttgctgtaatgtggtaatgtaaggcattacagggaaagaaaatggtaatatttactcagtacaattgtcagtaacgcagtaattacaatgcatttttaaacccagaatcaagatgtgggtttcttaaaaattaaaattgcggaaagcccaaaataaagatccggtatctacatatattacgtcatttatggactcagctttgtgagaggacgcagcggtaatggctcaaatactccagctgcgtcctgcgcgcggctgctgttatattcacaaaatcgctccaccaaaacaaagtcattcacttgcgatcgttcatattctctgtactttctgtacatttctgacgtgctttgcttcagctgagttcataatctgtgcccttgCTCGGTGATTTCGACTCATTGCTgcgggagcgcagcgcatattaagcttttttttttttttgcgttcggtagatccctttggctgattagaaatctaggaaactgtttttctggaagacggtgaaaacatgcagcatgcaggaaggttagagagagaaagggccggaaattattcaaataaagttaagaaaacaaaacaaagagcttgaaaagaaaaaagtaggtagatttatccccaatacacatttttaccagtgaaaagcaaaaatatataagcatttcatatttatacatgtgatagaatcagatcaccccagaagtcagtcccacatccagggctgtatcaaggcatttggggaccatagcaaaataggcttggagtccccaccacctcactccctgctcagttaatctaagatggcagcgtgctgagagtacagattgttgttgcttttatttaataaacaatcattttaaagcactgagcgtcacattaccagattcatattgaagttgttttggtgaaagtaacttaaagtaatgccaaagtagtgtaatgccttacattttaaaatcagtaatattgtaatgtaatcaattacattaaaatgagggtaacaagtaataaataatgcattacagttttgaagtaacttgcccaacactgctgatttccctctttcctgttcactctttcttgacattttttaatcacaattgccaatttttgctcattttaaatatgtattttaaacattttctaaatgcttttttatatttttacattttgtgcctttgagaagcgcctcatgatttttatcttgagaggcgctatagaaatgataatttcttcttctttacaGAGACATCGACCCATCGGTTACAGACGATGAAGGGACGAATCGTCTCTCTCTGAAAGCTGACAGAACTGATGTTGAACATTCTTACGGAGAAACAGAAGACAGTTTATCCACTTTGCGAAAACCAGAATATGAAAGCAGCGATGGTTTTGGCCTGGAGATAGCAACTAGTCTACTCAGAGACGTCGAACAATCGGTTTTCCATAAAGAGGATTCTGGATCCCAAACAAGTCTCTCTGTGGCCCATGAAGACGCAGAACCACTGACTGAaaaatctttctttttcttttcttttttttttattttattttatttaccgtgtcctgtctggctgtgaagcaaacagaattgatgtctgaatgctggtaacaagccttacagatttactctcaggtggagcatctttcTGATTTTTCGTCAGATGAAGTAACTACGTCAGATTTGGATGTGTTTGACTCAATGGGGGGAGGACGCTGGTCTGTCTCTGACTACAGAGAGGGATATTTGGGAGAATCAGGCTGGTCTTTCCACAATTATGGAGTAGAACTTTGGGGAGAATGATGAAATatcactttctttagaagaaaaggaggaaatgTCTCCTACTGATGAAGAATTAGAGGAAATAGACAGTGACACATCTGTTTTTTAGAGGAAGAACTGATTCAGGGCGACACATGTGCGCTCCAGAGGGCCCTCagtcgacgcgcaggtgcagtcatAGAGATCGGGGTAGGCCGGTGGTGGTGCGGGGGGCGTTCGGCCACCCCGTCGGGGGTGACTCGCCGGCTCGGCTGGGGGTCACGGGCGCCGGCTGTAGTGGAGTGGGGTCGGTGATGTTGTCGGCCCCCCCTTTCGGCAGGTGGCGTCCCCgccgcaaggtactgggcttcggctggagtctcagcgccaccatcaactcccccttcggcaggtggtgttcccactccagggtgcggagtctcaagcctgattcatgcttctccgtcagctccgcaagggacagacgcgcacggattgatggaagcgttttgccctcatacttctccgtctcctggagagtgttgcaaagcaattgcccggcaggacaacagagggcgtagcgctgttctgtggtatcctgtcacgtatccggtccaagatagtgcgttTATACTGTGTTttcttgtatataagagactttttaacacagacaaatttgtctctcatcctcctccacctcttcatgcgctcaccacctctaaacccacgtttcctgtcatttccgtccacaaataaaatgcttgctgcgtatcttttcactcctccagtcacgggggaattaaacgttcatgttttagagttaaGTCGCgatgtattcttcaagcttttctgtgtctgccgctagttatccttggctctgtttatgcttttgagggcgcaatggcagcggtgtagacaacggcggcgtcctgaccaatcacaagcttgcgttgtccgtctcgactgacggatgtttagaaaagagagctcgactccgtccgtccttgcggagctctccggcatgcccgcaaggacgttgcgtgtctccgcactgacgcagacggagaagcatgaatcaggcttcaggTGCAGTGCCACTGCAACTGTCAACCTCCCTCCCCTAGGGCAGGTGGGTTTCCCACCCCTGGGTGAAATAatcctgctgcagagacgacacagactctgtggg
It contains:
- the LOC139070297 gene encoding uncharacterized protein, which encodes MHSQAAACQETKVDIRDSFQSQNVTDRDAGGETGEGTAGEAVGDGGREPGGDGAEAGGSQEFATAADVETSLSLPASPRLILSGNEQKLSGWMVSAEDHVIFEGVLPTFSTGLAAVFATFYIFNLQYQDEAAKTLEFVQRDIDPSVTDDEGTNRLSLKADRTDVEHSYGETEDSLSTLRKPEYESSDGFGLEIATSLLRDVEQSVFHKEDSGSQTSLSVAHEDAEPLTEKSFFFFSFFFILFYLPCPVWL